A stretch of DNA from Poecilia reticulata strain Guanapo linkage group LG18, Guppy_female_1.0+MT, whole genome shotgun sequence:
NNNNNNNNNNNNNNNNNNNNNNNNNNNNNNNNNNNNNNNNNNNNNNNNNNNNNNNNNNNNNNNNNNNNNNNNNNNNNNNNNNNNNNNNNNNNNNNNNNNNNNNNNNNNNNNNNNNNNNNNNNNNNNNNNNNNNNNNNNNNNNNNNNNNNNNNNNNNNNNNNNNNNNNNNNNNNNNNNNNNNNNNNNNNNNNNNNNNNNNNNNNNNNNNNNNNNNNNNNNNNNNNNNNNNNNNNNNNNNNNNNNNNNNNNNNNNNNNNNNNNNNNNNNNNNNNNNNNNNNNNNNNNNNNNNNNNNNNNNNNNNNNNNNNNNNNNNNNNNNNNNNNNNNNNNNNNNNNNNNNNNNNNNNNNNNNNNNNNNNNNNNNNNNNNNNNNNNNNNNNNNNNNNNNNNNNNNNNNNNNNNNNNNNNNNNNNNNNNNNNNNNNNNNNNNNNNNNNNNNNNNNNNNNNNNNNNNNNNNNNNNNNNNNNNNNNNNNNNNNNNNNNNNNNNNNNNNNNNNNNNNNNNNNNNNNNNNNNNNNNNNNNNNNNNNNNNNNNNNNNNNNNNNNNNNNNNNNNNNNNNNNNNNNNNNNNNNNNNNNNNNNNNNNNNNNNNNNNNNNNNNNNNNNNNNNNNNNNNNNNNNNNNNNNNNNNNNNNNNNNNNNNNNNNNNNNNNNNNNNNNNNNNNNNNNNNNNNNNNNNNNNNNNNNNNNNNNNNNNNNNNNNNNNNNNNNNNNNNNNNNNNNNNNNNNNNNNNNNNNNNNNNNNNNNNNNNNNNNNNNNNNNNNNNNNNNNNNNNNNNNNNNNNNNNNNNNNNNNNNNNNNNNNNNNNNNNNNNNNNNNNNNNNNNNNNNNNNNNNNNNNNNNNNNNNNNNNNNNNNNNNNNNNNNNNNNNNNNNNNNNNNNNNNNNNNNNNNNNNNNNNNNNNNNNNNNNNNNNNNNNNNNNNNNNNNNNNNNNNNNNNNNNNNNNNNNNNNNNNNNNNNNNNNNNNNNNNNNNNNNNNNNNNNNNNNNNNNNNNNNNNNNNNNNNNNNNNNNNNNNNNNNNNNNNNNNNNNNNNNNNNNNNNNNNNNNNNNNNNNNNNNNNNNNNNNNNNNNNNNNNNNNNNNNNNNNNNNNNNNNNNNNNNNNNNNNNNNNNNNNNNNNNNNNNNNNNNNNNNNNNNNNNNNNNNNNNNNNNNNNNNNNNNNNNNNNNNNNNNNNNNNNNNNNNNNNNNNNNNNNNNNNNNNNNNNNNNNNNNNNNNNNNNNNNNNNNNNNNNNNNNNNNNNNNNNNNNNNNNNNNNNNNNNNNNNNNNNNNNNNNNNNNNNNNNNNNNNNNNNNNNNNNNNNNNNNNNNNNNNNNNNNNNNNNNNNNNNNNNNNNNNNNNNNNNNNNNNNNNNNNNNNNNNNNNNNNNNNNNNNNNNNNNNNNNNNNNNNNNNNNNNNNNNNNNNNNNNNNNNNNNNNNNNNNNNNNNNNNNNNNNNNNNNNNNNNNNNNNNNNNNNNNNNNNNNNNNNNNNNNNNNNNNNNNNNNNNNNNNNNNNNNNNNNNNNNNNNNNNNNNNNNNNNNNNNNNNNNNNNNNNNNNNNNNNNNNNNNNNNNNNNNNNNNNNNNNNNNNNNNNNNNNNNNNNNNNNNNNNNNNNNNNNNNNNNNNNNNNNNNNNNNNNNNNNNNNNNNNNNNNNNNNNNNNNNNNNNNNNNNNNNNNNNNNNNNNNNNNNNNNNNNNNNNNNNNNNNNNNNNNNNNNNNNNNNNNNNNNNNNNNNNNNNNNNNNNNNNNNNNNNNNNNNNNNNNNNNNNNNNNNNNNNNNNNNNNNNNNNNNNNNNNNNNNNNNNNNNNNNNNNNNNNNNNNNNNNNNNNNNNNNNNNNNNNNNNNNNNNNNNNNNNNNNNNNNNNNNNNNNNNNNNNNNNNNNNNNNNNNNNNNNNNNNNNNNNNNNNNNNNNNNNNNNNNNNNNNNNNNNNNNNNNNNNNNNNNNNNNNNNNNNNNNNNNNNNNNNNNNNNNNNNNNNNNNNNNNNNNNNNNNNNNNNNNNNNNNNNNNNNNNNNNNNNNNNNNNNNNNNNNNNNNNNNNNNNNNNNNNNNNNNNNNNNNNNNNNNNNNNNNNNNNNNNNNNNNNNNNNNNNNNNNNNNNNNNNNNNNNNNNNNNNNNNNNNNNNNNNNNNNNNNNNNNNNNNNNNNNNNNNNNNNNNNNNNNNNNNNNNNNNNNNNNNNNNNNNNNNNNNNNNNNNNNNNNNNNNagctggagcagctctcacacacagaggatcacaaccagtttctcctcaactaCCCCTCACTGCCAGCACTCAGTGAGTCGACACACTCATCCAACGTCAATAAACATCCTCCATATTTTGAAGACGTGACAGCAGCTGCATCAGAGCTCAAAACTAAAGTCTTGGACATCCTGAGAGATTCACCAAAAACAAGTTCACCAACAGCCTCTAAAGCGGATGTTTTACCACAACCATTGGATGTTTCACCACAACCATCTGGAACAAAGACCAGGGAGGATTTCTTAAAGTATTCAAGGAAGCTCACATTGAGTAGAAACACAGCACACAAATATCTGGAGTTGTCTGAAGGCAACAGAAAAGTAAMAATGACcaatgaaaaccaaaattatGAAGATCACGAAGACAGATTCACTAGAAGATGGCAGGTACTGAGTAAACAACGTCTAACTGGACGTTGTTATTGGGAGGTAGAGTGGACACTAGGGAGAACAATTGAAGTAGCCGTGGCCTATGATGACATAGAAAGAACAGGGGACACAGAAGATAGTTCCTTTGGTTTGAATGAGAACTCTTGGGCTTTGTGTTGCCAGCGAAATTCTTATAAATATTATGGTGttgatgttgatgatgatgatgatgacgacgatgaaGATGATAAttatgatgatgaagatgatgattaTGACGATGATGATAATGCTGTGGTTATTCCTGTCACAAACCCCTATTGCTCCAGAGTAGGGGTGTACCTCGACCACAGAGCAGGTATTCTGTCTTTCTACAGCGTCTCTGGGTCTCACATGACTCTGATCCATGAAGTTGAGACCACGTTCACTCAGCCTCTACATGCTGGGATTTGGCTTTCACGTTCAAAAGGAACCAGTGCAGAGTTCATTcagttaaaataaactgaagctgAGTAGCTCAGTTTAGATCTCTGGTTTATTCTAGATCATCTTAAAACTTTAGCATTTCAAATGTTGGGAAGTTTATCAAgatgtaaataacattttcatggtgacttttaaaagcaaagaaatgacaaatattcaaaaataattccttGTTAACTGGTTAAATACTGATTCTGGAAGATGAAAATACTGGGGATGTGAATCAATGTTGTGGCATGatgaacaaatgtaaataaagctaaatatcaaacataatattatggttttaaatatatttcacagtgatttaataatacatttccATCTAGCTGTTGTTCATATTAAACCTATAGATTCTACGTTTTTTGTTATCAATCTTAATTCACTGCAAGACATTGTTATGGTATTACAAAACAATACCCGTTATGCTCAAGATATACACTGGAATtgtcatttatgttttaatttagaacCATGCAAAccacagaaatataaagaatCATTTTATaagttgtgtgttttatttaacgTGATCAAGTGGTGAATTACATTTTGTGTGCTGGTACattgcttaatttaaaactgattttttcttcttattggTTTGGGTACTTTTTAAGAACTGGATTCACCTCTTGAAATCCAAATATTAAGATTGTATTCTTCAAAATGatgtttgaatgaaaataaaacctatattgaattgttttaataaagaagttaattaacattttctgtatgattgtttcagacaaaaaaataaagttgttttgctttctgtcaGTGTGAAGTTGATTGGTTTTAAACTTACCAAAATTTATAACCACAAATAAATAGTCTAGGACTGTAATCACTAATAGTAAAATATCAAactatttcaaacattttaaatgagtcTTATTGGATGTTGTTGGAGGGAGATGAAAAGGATAGGCTGAAGAGTTTattaaacaaaagacaaatactGTAATATTTGTCTTGCAACTTTCTGGTTGCACTTTCTGCTGCACCCTGAAAGTATTCACAGTGCTTCACTTTCTCCACATTTTGAGATATTCCAgattgtattaaattaatttcttctcTTGTAATTCTACGAATACCCCATTATGACAGTGTGGAAAAATGATTGCTACTCtgacaaaagtttttaaaaaaattaatattgaaaaatatttttttctgccaggTTAAGAGTCTGCAAACtgaattttactttgttttgatgGACTGACCAGCAAATAGTAATACATACAAGCTTTATGTAAACAATACTACTGTTAATCATTACattcaacaaatttaaaaagtcaaaagtcCTGAATGTGTCTCCACAACACTGTTCTGTCATGTTCATGTCatcaaattcagttcaaattccATGTtctatttaaacaaatgtagaCAATATGACAATTCTAATAACTCGAACACAGaaactgaggagaaaaaaaattaattaaacttttgCTCCTGCTGTCTTGATGTCCAACCCACAGCTTTCATTAAGAATACATGCCTATCATTGCATCTGATCTGTTTCAAATAGTAAATCTCACCCCCCTgatcaggtgttttcccccaggttctaaaaacagaaccactgataaaaacaaatacaatctggacaaatcattAATGTAGAACCACAGGCTGATCTTCaccctcccattcatcagcaaaataattgaaaaagctgttttttcagCAGATAAATGGTTTATTAATGACCAATCGCTTTGACGTCTTTCAGTACGATTTCAGTCCACAGTACTAAGACTGTCCTAGTCAAAgggttcaatgacatccatataaacacagactgtggaagaaccacagtgctggttctgttggatttcAGGGCAGCATTTGACACTGTTGACTATGACAAAGCAATTTCATAGCTGGATTGGACTCTGGTACAGTACTTAAACTTAAGAGGAATTTGTTAGTTTCAATAGATAACTTCTTATCTGTGCAGACACAAGTTGGGTACTCCAAGGTTCAGTCCTCGGACCCCTTCTATTCAATATCTATATGCTGCCATtagctcaggttataacaagAGATATGTTTTGCTACCAAGCATTTGCGCtcaatgaaacaaaactaaccAAATAATTTTTGgacctaaaaaagaaaacatgaagagtAAGATTCAGTTATTAAAGCGATCCGGGTGAAATCTAGGAATAGTGATGGACTTGTACCTGAACCTTCAaggacacataaagacagttacaaggacggccttctatcacctgatgaacatttctaggattaaaggactaatgcgTCAGCTTATCACTGAATGATTTACCACTAAATTACTTTAAAGAACTAAGTTGTCATATTTAGCTTTCATATTTTCATGTCTGAGTCAAGTCTGCTCTGCATACCCTAAAGctaaacatggagaaaaacCAGTCATAGTTTCTATGCTcctgaaactgtaaaaatgttgaaacagagttactttaaatcaaggctaaaaacctaTTTATTTAAGTCGACAAGTAATAAGTAAATCCTTATTACTTCTCTTTATTCTGCCATTGTTATGACTGAAGGCTGAATTGCTTCAGTCATGAATGAATTGAAGCAATTGTACAAAATTGCTtcaattcaaacataaaaaattaacttGACAAGACATGCAAATAATAAAGCAATTCAAAAGAGTTCTTCAGATCTGCTGATTACAGATAGACATCAaagctgtcaaaaaaaaaccGAAACCACGGAAAGCCCCTGCcttttttcaaaacagttcAGTTCTGACATTTCCTGCTTCCTCCTCTCACACTAGTCTGACAGGTCGGGTTTAGCGAAATAACTCTACTTTGAATAAAGAGACCGGCAAAGTCTGCGGaagataagaggaagaaaactgactttttatAGGAAACCTTTAAAAGAGAAAGTAACATTTCCCAGACAAAATTCTTTAGAGTTCAAATCGCACAACCAGGAAGTCTCATGGATTcaacaaaaatcttttgttCAATCTGTTTGGATCTACTGAAGGTTCCAGTAACTattccctgtggacacagctactgtatgaaCTGCATTAAATGCCACTGGGATGGAGAAGATCAGAGGAGAatccacagctgccctcagtgCAGGAAAGAGTTCATGCCGAGACCTGGACTGGTGAAGAACATTATGCTAGCAGAGTTGGTGGAGGAGTTGAAGAAGATTGGACTCCAAGCTTCTCCAGCTGATCACtgctatgctggacctgaagatgtggcctgtgatGTCTGCACTGGGAGGAAGATGAAAGCTGTCAAGTCCTGTCTGGTCTGTATAGCTTCTTATTGCCAAAATCACCTCCAACCTCATTATGAATCACCTACgtttaaaaaacataatctggTTGAAGTTTCTACTAAACTTCAGCAGAGGATTTGCTCTCGTCAtgatgaggtgatgaagatcTTCTGTCGCACTGATCAGGAGTGCATCTGTTATCTCTGCACTATGGATGAACATAGAGGTAATGAAACAGTCCCAGCTGAAGCAGAAAGGACTGAGAAGCAGAAGGAGCTCCAAGTGAGTCTGGATCAAATCCAGCAGAGAATCCAGGACCAAGAGAAAGATGTGAAGCTGCTTCAACAGGAGGTGGAGGCCATCAATSWCTCTKCTRATAAARCAGTGGAGGACAGTGAGRAGATCTTCACTGAGCTGATCCGTCTCCTCCAGGAAAGAAGCTCtgatgtgaagcagcagatcagatcccagcaggaaactgaagtgagtcgagtcaaagatgtccaggagaagctggagcaggagatcagtgagctgaagaggaaagacgctgagctggagcagctctcacacacagaggatcacaACCAGTTTCTCCTCAMCTACCCCTCACTGCCAGCACTCAGKGAGTCKAMACACTCATCCARCATCAACATCCGTCCTCTGAGACACTTTGAGgacgtgacagcagctgtgtctGAGCTTAGAGACAAACTCTTGGACATCCTGCATGACCATCCAACAAATTTGAGAATGTGCATTAGAATGGTAAAATCAGTGTTAAAACTAGTAACAAAACCCAGACATGATTTCTTGAAATACTCACAAGAAATCACTCTGGATCTAAACACAGCATATATAAATGTGTTACTATCTGAAGGTAACAGAAAAGCTACATTGATGAAACAGCAGCAGTCTTATCCTGAACATCCAGAAAGATTCACTTACTATGATCAGGTTCTTAGTAGAAAGAGTCTGACTGCATGTcgttactgggaggtggagtggagCGGGGAAGGGGTTCGTCTAGCAGTCGCATACAGGAGCATCAGACGAGAAGGAGGATCAGATGAATCCGCATTCGGACGAAACGACAAATCTTGGGCTTTACGTTGTGACAAAAATAGTTATCAATTTTGGCACAACAATATTAAAACTCCAGTAccaggtccagtttcctccagaatAGGAGTGTACCTGGACCACACAGCAGGTATTCTGTCtttctacagcgtctctgaacccatgactctcctccacagagtccagaccagattcactcAGCCTCTACATGCTGGAGTTTGGCTTTTTGACTATGGATCCACAGCAGAGTTCATTAAAGCCAAATAGAACAAATCTAGGGACAGAGGGTCAGTTTGGGATCACATGTGATTTGACTTGACTCCCTGTATGTCTGCAAACATCCATAGAACATTTAACTTTTACCAAAAGTAGAGTAGTTAAGAAGTCAGATAAACATGTTATTCTGTATTTGCTTTTGTGTGTCTACTGatgatttaaatgtgtgtgaagTTAACCTCAGAGCTCCTACTGAAACTTTCTTCAATCACAGTTCAACTCGACTGATTGGATTCAACAACAGTCTTAGATGTTCAAAGATGATCGAACCTTTATTATGGATGtaattttcaaattcaaataaaatttgttgAGTCATTGTTTTCATCGCCAACAGTTCTATTCAATGGCATTTTGTTCAAGTTATTCTGGGAACATTAAATTCATAAGATGCTTGTTTCATGTAATCTTTTtacaatttcatatttttattattttccataattgcTTATTTGCCAAGTCTTTCCACAAGATGTTTTGTTAGTGCYattttttctctgtctgtaaAATGctacattaataaaatacacttgGGCAATAATCAGCAAAAATTATTCGGTTAAGCTACATGACTGAtttctaaaaactaatttttagaGCAGGAGTGAGAATGTCCTTTTGCTTCTTTCAGATCCCCGCTAAAGTCTTTTGTACTCAGTATAGTAACTAAACAGTCCTGCAGGTGAGCGAACAGTCAAAGTAGTAAGGTGTTACTTCTTTTTTCAAAGttaaataaacatctgattatAGTATATAGACATACTGACAATAATGTAGTTCCTTCAAACTGACCCACTGGGAGAATGAGCAAAAGtctataatttttattttttttccccacactttataacagaaaaaaaatgtatttattttttggttaattttgatGTTCAACAATAatgcttttgtcttttgttgccATTTGTCATGTTATGAACCCCCCtttataatatttgttttattgtgaattggTACATTTTGTATTGaggcattttaaagatttttcttggATATGAAAAGTTGTGATTTGAGTTATTAGGAAACATGGAGAATTTAATGCCATTAGTTTGTTTCTATGCGCTATTTCAGGTATAAGTACAGGAGAAGAACACTTAGTGATTATGAGAACAAGATGTCTTGAAAGTGGCATGAAGTTTTGCGTTTTGAGTAAAAGACACAGCCTTTATTAGGTTGTTGCAATTTTAGTCAGAATACAGGAAGATATTTGGCTCAAGCTGTGTCGGATTGAGGTTGGATTATGTTTGCGCTATAAACAAACCATCTCTGCATGTTTTGTAACGTATCCTAGTCCGACTGCTGTGTTTACATCTAAACAAATGAGACCCATCAGGTGGGAAACTGCCTAAACAcaccaggtgtgaaaacacccagAGATTCATAATTgctaaaaatgaaacactttgacTTAAAACttatgtgaaataatttagtGGACTGATGACaaaattggattaaaaaaaggtgTTTACCTACCTGCAGATACTTACCGTCAGAGAACTATTCTCTGAACAGTTCATTCAGCTCYATTCATGCATYMTTTAAATCAACAAATGgttggaaaaaggaaacaaaggcTTTATTTTGCACAATCAATTTACAGTTCAATTAAAGTGAATTAATtgcatattttgtatttactaaCAGGTCATAATTGCAAAAAGAGACTGAAGAGAGAAAGGTCTTCGAAGCAGTGATCAAATCCCATGATGGCGTTAAAATTCAAGATGGATCCAGTTCTCCTATTGGTCAGGaaaaacagtgaataaaaaagaaattatcaagtccagaggaaacaaagtaataaaactaTCAACAGTTCATCAATGTGTAATCATTTCCTTTAATCTCAAATGTCTAAATCTGAGATTACAGACTCCCTCCATCTCCAgttaacaataaaaactatCCAGGCTCATTCAGGTCCTTTAATAGCCACCTggcaataaaaagtaaaataaaatagaaatactggaatggatttattcatgttttcatccGAAAATGCtagataaaacaacaacacaggaaACATCCCTGTGATGTCGTCAAAAGTTCAAAAATCTGCTAAACTCCTCATCAGAGGaatgaaatgtagtttttagGCACAATCCCACGTTTTCCGCCTACAACTCCCAGAATCCACTGCTCATCAACCAGCTCCACCTGCGTTAGTATGTCACCGACCTGCAGgagacagaacaaaataaatcgTTCATAACCGATTTCAGcagacaatttaatttttaaaaaacctttatGTACCTTGAGTGTGAGCTCATCCTGGTTCTCTGCTGTGAAATCAAACACAGCTTTAGCCGTTCCTTTAGCTGCAGACTCCTggcctgtgattggctgagctgatgagaaaaaataaaatggacaaaaaacagaagacgcctttttaaaaagttctccTCAATAAAATATCAGCCTAACATCTTAAATTTTCACAAATTGAGCTTAAAATGTAACTGTAAACTCATCttattcttatatttttattttattttttatttaaaggcctTATAGTTGCTTAAACAGCTTTATAAGTGTATTCTCATACCCTGACTGGGTTGTGtgaaagcagcaggaaaaagcCCCTCCCTCCCATCCAGTTGTCCTCTCCTCCACTCTGCATCCACATGCTCCGTCACTTGAATCAGCGCCCCCTTCTGGAAGGACAAGTCCTCTGTAGTCTGACCCGGGAAGTCGAACAGAGCCACCRCCCACTCGTCTGTCTGTTTACACAAACGACTCGGTTTTAGAGCGTTTATAATTTCATACACTGACTAAAATAAGTGCTGCTTTGCAGGAGAACATTTATAagactttattattaaaaatattgttttaatgacACAAAGTGATGTACATAGAAGATGTAGCTAAACACACTCACCTTTAAATCTGATGGTTGTTTTAGTGATGCTgaggaaaaatatgcaaaataaatgagaaagattgtttttaaagacaaaacaatgaaaatgaaagcagagaaaaaacaagaagctcATAACAAAACCATATTTAATTATATAACATGTTCAAAAACTAGAAGTTGGATTAGCAGACAGTGAATACAAATAGTAACAATTTTCTGTTATTGTGCCAAAAACGTAAGTATAATAACGTTTAGAGTTTCTACACTCTGAGGCTTCAGTTACACCAGGAATATTGTAGTTTTCTacataaacatgtttctgtCCGGTGCTGCGTTATTCAGATACTGACCTTAGAAGCAAACATGAAGTCCAAATTGATGATTGCtagctgctctctctctctctccctctctgctaCTTATCTAATCCTGATCGCTCAATCACAAAAGTACACAAGCATGACAAGAGCTTATTTATCCTCCGTTTCTATTGAtaagctgaaatgtttccatttccttCAAGTCATTGaatataaaatgtgatttttgtgtaGTGACATTTTGTTGCCAGTTTTGAAAACATACCCAAACACATTTCCTTCCTCTTACGCCTGGTTCACAcagcaagattttaaaatggtcAGACGATGTTTCCACACACAAAAGATCATATATataacgagaaaaaaaaaatctaggtTACGATTTGGTGAGCAACTGAGTAAAGAAAAATGGTacattctgcacatttttcatttaaccacttaccttgtttgtacaatattagaaatatattaacatatgaacataaataaataattacatttatttttttttaaagaaaggaaatgttttaatgcCTAAAATGCtagaataaaatattctgtcagTGAATTTGAACCACTAACAGTTCAAATTTTAGCCAAATTGATTTTGTGAGATTTCAGGTGGGAAATTTTACAAACTCTCACAAAATCTCTCGATATCAAACATGAGTtcagaataaacaaacatggccgacaaGGAAGAatcaatagtgatagtttgtagattatatttgagaaaaaactATAGAAAAACTTTCTAGGGTGCCATGATGGTTGCTTTGTCTTCTTTATTTGGAATTAAGGAATATCTCGAGTTTATCCGAATAATCGAGTCATAATAAAAATCAGCATTAAAATCTTGCTGTGTGAGCCACGAATTACCAACTTAACTCAGGTGAGTGTAAACATTCATTCCAGCGATTAAAGAGTTAAACATTGACGTAAAGCTAGAAGAGTAAAAGCTTTCTTTGTCTCACCAGGGCTTTCcgtttctccagtttctcctggCGTCGGCTCTGGAAGAGGCTCCACCACCTCCATGAAGTTGAGTGGGAATATTCCCGTTCGGCCGTGGATCTGGCCCCGGCCCCACTCCTGGCCAACCAGCTCCAGGAGGCCGATGACGTCGCCCTGAGAGAAGGTCAGctcatcctcatcctc
This window harbors:
- the LOC103480824 gene encoding E3 ubiquitin/ISG15 ligase TRIM25-like is translated as MDSTKIFCSICLDLLKVPVTIPCGHSYCMNCIKCHWDGEDQRRIHSCPQCRKEFMPRPGLVKNIMLAELVEELKKIGLQASPADHCYAGPEDVACDVCTGRKMKAVKSCLVCIASYCQNHLQPHYESPTFKKHNLVEVSTKLQQRICSRHDEVMKIFCRTDQECICYLCTMDEHRGNETVPAEAERTEKQKELQVSLDQIQQRIQDQEKDVKLLQQEVEAINXSXBKXVEDSEXIFTELIRLLQERSSDVKQQIRSQQETEVSRVKDVQEKLEQEISELKRKDAELEQLSHTEDHNQFLLXYPSLPALXESXHSSXINIRPLRHFEDVTAAVSELRDKLLDILHDHPTNLRMCIRMVKSVLKLVTKPRHDFLKYSQEITLDLNTAYINVLLSEGNRKATLMKQQQSYPEHPERFTYYDQVLSRKSLTACRYWEVEWSGEGVRLAVAYRSIRREGGSDESAFGRNDKSWALRCDKNSYQFWHNNIKTPVPGPVSSRIGVYLDHTAGILSFYSVSEPMTLLHRVQTRFTQPLHAGVWLFDYGSTAEFIKAK